The DNA sequence TGGAAGCCTTATGATGCGGTGCGCCCCGCATCGGGCGTGTCCACCGAATCGTCGGACGCGGACGGTCCAGCCGGCCTCGACCCGGGGATGTTCCAGTACCGGCCGCCGCGGGATCTGTCGGAGCCGCGGTTGCGAAAGCTCGCCGCCGCGCTCGGACCGTCCTACGTTCGGGTGAGTGGCACGTGGGCCAACTCCACCTACTTCGCCGACACGGACACCCCGCCAGCGGAGGCACCCGAGGGATTCAGGGGCGTCCTGACCCGCAACCAGTGGCGCGGGGTCGTCGACTTCGCGGACGCTGTGGACGCGAAGATCGTCACGTCGTTCGCCATCAGCGAGGGAACGCGGGACAACTCCGGCAGGTGGACATCCGCGCTGGCGGAGCGATGGCTTGAATTCACTCACTCGGTAGGAGGAATGATCGCTGCCGCGGAGTTCATGAACGAACCCAACACGGGTCCGTCTGGGGGGACGCCAGAGGGTTATAGTGCCGAAGACTATGGGAAAGACTTTGCAAATTTTGCAACATTTTCTGATTGTGTTGCACCTGAAATGATTGTACTTGGGCCGGGCTCGGGTGGAGACCGCCGCGTAACAGAGGGGCGAGGCGAGCGTTCCGATGCTTTCGCTGAGTTCTTTGAATCCGCGGGGATGCTTTACACTTCCGACTTGCTTGCGGCGACGGGTCCGGCTGTCGACGCGTTCTCCTATCACCACTATGGGGCCGTGTCGGAGCGCGGCGCGGTGTTGGGGCTTCCGCAGACCACTCCGGACGACGCGACATCGGACGAATGGCTGGACAGCACCTACGCGAGCTGCAAATTCTACAGCGAAATGCGGGACGAGTACGAACCAGGAAAGCCACTGTGGCTGACTGAGGTCGCGGAAAGCGGATGTGGCGGGAACCACTGGGCGGGGACCTTTCTGGACACGTTCCGCTATGTCGACCAATTGGGTCGGCTGGCGCAGGAGGGTGTGCAGGTGGTCATGCACAACACCCTGGAATCAAGCGACTACGCCTTGCTCGACGAGGACGATTTCACCCCGCGCCCCAACTATTGGGCCGCGGTGCTGTGGCAGCGATTGATGGGGAGGATCGTGCTGGATCCGGGCGACGGCGGCCCCGACGGCCTCCGGGTTTACGCGCACAGCCACCGCGACGCTTCCGGCGGGGTGTCGCTCGTTGTCCTCAACGCTGATCGCGCGCAGTCCCGCACCTTCGCGGTTCCGGCCGATGCCCTGCGGTACACGCTCGATGCGGACCGGCTCGATTCCGGTCGTGTGCGGCTCAACGGGCGGTACCTCGAGCTCGACGCCGACGGCACCGTGCCGGAGCCGGCCGGTGAGCCCATCGGCGCGGGCGATCTGGTGCTAGCCCCCGCCTCGATCACGTTCGTCGCGATTCCCGATGCGGCCCATCCAGCGTGCGCGTGACGGCCCGCGAAGAAGAGGTGGCAATCGGTTGCCATCGGAATTGGGCAGGTTTACAATTTCCGTTATGAGCGAGGACGACAGCACCGCTGCGGCCGCGGGATCACTGTCGGCGCGCCCGGCGGCGACGATATACGACATCGCCGACCTCGCCGGGGTGAACCCGTCCACCGTGTCGCGCGCGCTGACGAAGCCCGGCCGCATCAGCGCACGTACCGAGAAGAAGATCCGCGACGCCGCCGCGCAGCTGAACTACCGGGTCAACCCGATGGCCCGCGCGCTGCCGACGGGGCGCACCCGCACGCTGGGCCTGCTGGTCGCCGACCTCACCAACCCGATGTTCTTCGACGTGATGCGCGGGGCGGAGCAGTCGGCGAGCCGCAGCGGCTACACCCTGGTGCTGGCCGAATCGCAGGAGTCGGGGGAACGCGAGCTGCAGGCGGCGGGCCGGGTGGCGCCGTCCGTCGACGGGCTGGTGCTGGTGACCACGCGCATGACGGACGACGAGATCTGCCGCATCGCCGGGGGAAAACCGCTGGTGGTGGTCAACCGCCGCGTCGAGTCGATCCCGGCGGTGGTGCCCGACTTGCAGTCCGGGGTGGGCGAGGCGCTCGAGCACCTGCACGGCGCGGGGCACCGGTCGGTGGCGTACCTGTCCGGCCCCGCACGGTCGTGGATGAGCCGGGCCCGTTGGGAGCTCATTCTCGACGGGGCGGTCGCGCTGGGCATGAACGTGGTCGAGATCGGGCCGAACGCGCCGACGCTCGACGGGGGACGCGCCGCGCTCACGCGGGTGCGCGCGGCCGGCGTGACGGCGGTGATCGCCTACAACGACCTCGTGGCGATCGGCCTCATGCAGCAGGCGCAGGAGGGCGGGTTGGACGTCCCGGGCGCGATGAGCATCGTCGGGTTCGACGACATCTTCGGCTCCGACTTCACCTCGCCCAAGCTCACGACCATCTCGATCCCGTACGAGCGCATCGGCGAGCTGGCCATCGGCGAGGTGCTCGCGCTCATCGGCGACGCGCCCGGCGTGACGACGGATCCGGGCGCCGCGGAGGGGACGAGCGGGGTGGCCGCGGCGGATCTCGCGACGCGCCTCACGGTGCGGGGCTCGACGGGGCCGGCGCGCGGCACCTGACGGGCCGCCGCGGCGCAGCGGCCGCCCCCCACAACGTTTTGGCAATCGATTGACACAGTAAGGAAGGCCATTGGTCACCGACGCATCGGCACAGGGATGGGAGCTCGATCCCGACAGGCTCTTCCCCGCCGACCCGACCATCCGCGGGATCGCGCGCGAGCTCTACGCCGCGGTGGCCCGCCGGCCGATCCTCTCGCCGCACGGCCACGTGCCGGCCGCGCTGCTGCGCGACAACGTCCCGTTCGCGAACGCCACCGAGCTGTTCCTCCGCCACGACCACTACGTCACCCGTCTGCTGCACGCGGCGGGCTTCACGCTGGAGGAGGTCGGCGTCCCCGCGTTGGACGGCACGCGCCCCGCCGCACCGCCGCGCGAGGCGTGGCGCCGGTTCTGCGCGCACTGGCCGCACTTCGCCGGCACCGCCTCCGCCTACTGGTTGCGGGACGTGTTCGTGACGCAGTTCGGCATCACCGAACAGCCGAGCGCAGAGAACGCTGACGCGCTCTTCGACCGGATCGGCGCGCGCCTGGCCACCGACGCGTTCCTGCCGCGCGCGTTGTTCGACCGGTTCGACATCGCGCTGCTCGCCACCACCGACGACCCGCTCGACGACCTGGCCGCGCACAGCGCACTCGCCGCCGACCCCGGCTTCCGCGGCCGCGTGGTCCCCACCTTCCGGCCCGACGCCTACCTCGACCCGTCGACCCCGGGCTGGCACGAATGCGTCGCGCTGTTGGCGCGGCGGCACGGCACGCCGGAATCCAGCTACGACGGCTACCTCGACGCGCTCCGGGAACGCCGGCGGTACTTCCTCGACCACGGCGCGGTCTCCGCCGACCACGGCGTGCGCGAGCCGCTCACGGTGGAGTTGGACCGCGACGACGCGGCCGCGCTGTTCACCCGGCTGCTGCGCGGCGCCGGCACCGCTGCGGACGCGCGCCTGTTCGCCGGCCACATGCTCTTCGAGATGGCGCGGATGAGCGTCGACGACGGCCTGGTGATGACCGTCCATCCGGGCGTGCACCGCAACCACAGCACCGACACCTTCGAGGTCTACGGGCCGGACACGGGGCATGACATCCCCGTGCGCACCGAGTACGTGCAGTCGATGCAGCCGCTGCTGCGCCGGTTCGGCACCGCCCCCGGCTTCCACCTGGTGCTGTTCACCGTCGACGAGACCGTGTATTCGCGGGAGATCGCGCCGCTGGCCGGCTTCTACCCCAGCGTGTACATCGGCGCCCCCTGGTGGTTCCTCGACGCGCCCGACGCCGTCGGCCGATTCCGCGCCGCCACCACCGAGACCGCCGGCTTCTACCGGAGCTCCGGGTTCATCGACGACACCCGGGCCTTCCTCTCGATCCCCGCGCGGCACGACATGTCGCGGCGGCTCGACGCGGCCTACCTGGCCCGGCTCGTCGCCGAGGGGCGGCTCGACGAGGCTTCCGCCCACCGGATCATCGACGATCTCGTGGATGCCCAGCCGCGGAAGGTGTTCAAGCTGTGACGCCCACCGGATCACCCGCCGTGGCACCGCCGCTCACCCGCGCCGCGGTGGCCGCGCCGGCGCCGCCGGTGCGCATCGTGCACATGGGCCTCGGCGCGTTCCACCGTGCGCATCAGGCTTGGTACACGGCCCGCAGCGCCGACGCGGACGCGTGGGGCATCGCGGCCTTCACCGGCCGGTCGCCGCAGGCCGCCGAGGAACTGTCCGCGCAGGGCGGCCTGTACACCTTGATCGAGCGGGGCGACGACGAGGACCGCGCAGTGATCGTGCCGAGCATCAGCGCCGCCCTCGACGGTGCGGACATGACGGCGTTCCGCGCGCACGTGTCCGCGCCGGCGACCGCGGTCGTGACGCTGACGGTGACCGAGCCCGGGTACCACCTGCGGCCGGACGGCGAGATCGACCTCGACGATCCCGCGGTGGCCGCCGACATCCGCGGGCTGTCCGCAGAGCCCGCGTCGGCCGCGCCGACCACGGCGCCGGGGCGCCTTCTCGCAGGGCTGGAGGCGCGGCGACGGGGCAGGGCCGGGCCCATCGCCGTCGTGCCCTGCGACAACATCCCCGCGAACGGCGCCCTCGTGCACCGCGCGCTGACGCGCCTCGCCGGCGAGGTCGATCCGGGGCTCGCCCGGTGGATCGAGGAGACCGTCGCATTCGTCTCGACCTCCGTCGACCGCATCACCCCGCGCACCACCGACGCCGACCGCGCCGCCACGACGGCGCTCACCGGCTACGCCGACGCCGCCCCCGTGGTGACCGAGCCGTTCACCGACTGGGTCCTCAGCGGCGAGTTCCCCGCCGGCCGCCCGGAGTGGGAGAGCGCCGGGGCGCGGATCGTCGCGGACATCGCGCCGTTCGAGCAGCGCAAACTGCGGCTGCTCAACGGCGCGCACAGCCTGCTCGCGTACCTCGGGATCCTCCGCGGGCACGGCACTGTCGCCGAGGCCATCGCGGATCGCGGCTGCCGGTCCGCCGTCGAGGAGTTCTGGGCCGAGGCGCGCCGCGGGATGCCGCCGGCGCTCGGCGCCGAGGACTACTGCGCCGCCCTGACCGCGCGCTTCGCCAACCCGCGCATCGCCCACCACCTGCGTCAGATCGGCATGGAAGGCGTGAGCAAGCTCGCCGTGCGCGTCACCCCGGTGGCACGACAGGAACGCGCCGCCGGGCGGAGTGCCGCCGGATGCGTTGTGCCCCTGGCCGCCTGGACTGCACTTGCCACGCGCGGCCGGCTGCCGGCCGACGCCCACGCCGACGCCGTCCGGCGGGCCGCCCACGCGGACGACCCCGCCGCCGCCCTGATCGCGCTGCTCGACGCGGAGCTCGCCGCCGACGCGCCCTTCCTCGACCGGATCCGCAGGTGCGCCGCCGAACTGGGCGGGCCGCAGTCCACCGAACGCAACCCCCACTGAAACGAGAGAACCCATGCTGACACCGCAGAACAGTGCCACCCGCGAGCTCGTGAACCTCGACGGACTCTGGGCGTTCGCCGTCGACACCGACCGGGTCGGCTTCGACGAGCAGTGGTGGACGCGGCCGCTGCAGACCACGCTGGAGGCGCCCGTGCCCGCCAGCTACAACGACCTGTTCGTCGACCCGCGCATCCGCGACCACGTGGGCTGGGTGTGGTACCAGCGCACCGTCCGGGTGCCGCGCGGCTGGAACGGGCAGCAGATCATCGTCCGCGTCGACTCGGCCATGCACGAGGGCATCGTCTACGTCGACGGCACACAGGTGGCGCACCACGACACCGGCGGCTACACGCCGTTCGAGGCGGACGTCACCGAGCACGCGACCGCGGGGACCGAGCTCCGGCTGACGATCGCCGTCAACAACGAGCTGTCGAACGTGACGATCCCGCCGGGCGAGGTCACCGTCGACGCCCGGGGCCGCCGCAAGCAGAAGTACTATCACGACTTCTACAACTATGCGGGCCTGGCACGGTCGGTGTGGCTGGCGAGCCGCCCGCAGACCCACGTCGCCGACGTCACCGTCACCACCGGTTACGAGGGCATGACCGGATCGGTCGATGTGGACACGCAGCTCAGCGGCGACGGCGCAGACGTCCGGCTCACCCTGCGCGACGCCGAGGGGGAGGTCGTCGCCCGCGCGGACGGTGCGCACGCACGGTTGACGATCGACGACGTGACGCTGTGGCAGCCGGGTGCGGCGTACCTGTATGAGCTCACGGTCGAGGCGCACGACGGCGGCGGCCTCGTCGACGAGTACACGCTGCCCGTGGGCGTGCGCACCGTCGAGGTGCGTGGCGCCGAGTTCCTCATCAACGGGGAACCCTTCCGCTTCACCGGGTTCGGCCGCCACGAGGACACCCCTGTGCGGGGCAAGGGACACGACAACGCCTACCTGGTCCACGACTTCCAGCTGATGGAGTGGATGGGCGCCAACTCGTTCCGCACCTCCCACTACCCGTACGCGGAGGAGGTGATGGACTTCGCGGACCGGCACGGCATCGTCGTGATCGACGAGGTCGCCGCCGTGGGGCTCAACCTCGGCGTGGCCAGCGGGCTGTTCGGTACGGAGGCGAAGCGCACCTTCAGCCCCGAGTACATCAACGACGAGACGCAGGCAGTGCACAAGGAGCACATCCGCGAGCTCATCGCCCGCGATAAGAACCACCCGTCCGTGGTGATGTGGTCGATCGCCAACGAGCCCGGCTCGCACGAGGACGGCTCGCGGGAGTACTTCGAGCCCCTCGTGACGCTCACCCGCGAACTGGACCCGACCCGCCCGGTGACGTTCGTGAACATGATGCTCGCCGTCGCCGGCCAGGACAGGATCTCGGACCTGTTCGACGTGCTCTGCCTCAACCGTTACTACGGCTGGTACGTCGACACCGGCGACCTGGAGGCCGCGGAGGCCGGCCTGGAGCAGGAACTGTCGCAGTGGCAGGAGATGTACGGCAAGCCGATGATCATGACCGAGTACGGCGCCGACACCATGCAGGGGATGCACTCGGTGTGGGACACCCCGTGGACCGAGGAGTACCAGGTGGCGCTGCTGGACATGTTCCACCGGGTGCACGATCGCATCCCCGCCATGATCGGCGAGCACGTGTGGAACTTCGCCGACTTCCAGACCTCGGCCGGGATCATCCGCGTGGACGGCAACAAGAAGGGCGTGTTCACCCGCGACCGCAAGCCCAAGGCCGCCGCGCACGCCCTGCGCAGGCGATGGACCGGCGGCCCCGCCTGACCCCGACCCGACCCGCCCGATTCCTCCCCGCACCCAGGAGATTCCATGAAGATCGACAAGGCCGAGGTGATCGTCACCAGCCCGGACCGGAACTTCGTGACCCTCAAACTGACCACCGACGACGGCGTCACCGGACTCGGTGATGCGACGCTCAACGGCCGCGAGCTGGCCTGCGTGGCCTACCTCGACGAGCATGTGGTGCCGCTGCTCATCGGCCGCGACCCCGCGAACATCGAGGACACCTGGCAGTTCCTCTACCGTGGCGGATACTGGCGCCGCGGGCCAGTGACCATGGCGTCGATCGCCGCGGTGGACATGGCGCTGTGGGACATCAAGGGCAAGGTCGCGGGCATGCCCGTGTACCAGCTGCTCGGCGGCGCATCGCGCCACGGCCTGATGGCGTATGGGCACGCCTCCGGCAAGGAGACCCCGGAACTGTTCGACTCGATCCGGTCCCACCAGGAGCGCGGTTACCGTTCCATCCGCGTGCAGACGGGGGTGCCCGGGCTGGAATCGATCTACGGCATCGCCTCCAACCACGGCCTGCCCGGCAATGAGGGCGTGCGCTACGACCACGAACCCGCGCAGCGCGGGGCGCTGCCGATGCAGGAGGACTGGGACACCCGCGCCTACCTGCGGCACGTGCCCGGCGTGTTCGAGGCGGTGCGCGCCGAGTTCGGCCCCGAGCTGCCGCTGCTGCACGACGCGCACCACCGGATGACCCCGCTCGAGGCCGCGCGGCTCGGCAAGTCTCTGGAACCCTACGACCTCGTATGGCTGGAGGACTGCACGCCGGCGGAGAACCAGGAGGCGCTGCGCCTGGTGCGCCGGCACACCACCACGCCGCTGGCCATCGGCGAGGTGTTCAACGCGGCATGGGATTTCCAGACGCTCATCACCGAGCAGCTCATCGACTACGTGCGCGCCGCGTCGACGCATTTCGGCGGGATCACGCCGCTGAAGAAGCTCGCCGACTTCGCGGCGATGTACCAGATCAAGACCGGCTTCCACGGCCCCACCGACATCTCGCCGGTCGGGTTCGCCGCGCAGCTCCACGTGGGCATGGCGATCCACAACTACGGCCTGCAGGAGTACATGGAGCACGGGGAGAAGACGAACCGGGTGTTCCGGCAGTCGATGAGGTTCACCGACGGCTACCTGCACCCGGGGCAGAAGCCGGGGCTCGGCGTCGACCTGGACGTGGACGAGGCCGGAAAGTACCCCTACGCCACCGCGTACCTGCCCTACAACCGGCTCGCCGACGGCACGATGCATGACTGGTGACCACGTGACGGTGCCGGTCGCCGAGCTCACCGCCGCCGTGCGACGGGCGGCGGGGCCGGGGCCGCTCGTCGTCGTGATGGGGGTGTCCGGGTGCGGCAAGACGACGATCGGCGCGGGACTGGCCGAGCTGCTCGGCATCCCGTTCCTCGACGGCGACGACCTGCACCCGGCGGCGAACACGGCGAAGATGGCCGCCGGCATACCGCTGGACGACGACGACCGGTGGCCGTGGCTCGATCGGGTCGGCGACGCGCTGGCCCGTGCCCGCGGAACCGGCGTGGTGATCGCCTGCTCGGCGCTCAAGCGCCGCTACCGCGACGCGATCCGCGCCCACGCACCGGAGGTGGTGTTCGTGCACCTCGCCGCGCCGAAAGAGGTGG is a window from the Tomitella gaofuii genome containing:
- a CDS encoding LacI family DNA-binding transcriptional regulator; the encoded protein is MSEDDSTAAAAGSLSARPAATIYDIADLAGVNPSTVSRALTKPGRISARTEKKIRDAAAQLNYRVNPMARALPTGRTRTLGLLVADLTNPMFFDVMRGAEQSASRSGYTLVLAESQESGERELQAAGRVAPSVDGLVLVTTRMTDDEICRIAGGKPLVVVNRRVESIPAVVPDLQSGVGEALEHLHGAGHRSVAYLSGPARSWMSRARWELILDGAVALGMNVVEIGPNAPTLDGGRAALTRVRAAGVTAVIAYNDLVAIGLMQQAQEGGLDVPGAMSIVGFDDIFGSDFTSPKLTTISIPYERIGELAIGEVLALIGDAPGVTTDPGAAEGTSGVAAADLATRLTVRGSTGPARGT
- the uxaC gene encoding glucuronate isomerase — its product is MVTDASAQGWELDPDRLFPADPTIRGIARELYAAVARRPILSPHGHVPAALLRDNVPFANATELFLRHDHYVTRLLHAAGFTLEEVGVPALDGTRPAAPPREAWRRFCAHWPHFAGTASAYWLRDVFVTQFGITEQPSAENADALFDRIGARLATDAFLPRALFDRFDIALLATTDDPLDDLAAHSALAADPGFRGRVVPTFRPDAYLDPSTPGWHECVALLARRHGTPESSYDGYLDALRERRRYFLDHGAVSADHGVREPLTVELDRDDAAALFTRLLRGAGTAADARLFAGHMLFEMARMSVDDGLVMTVHPGVHRNHSTDTFEVYGPDTGHDIPVRTEYVQSMQPLLRRFGTAPGFHLVLFTVDETVYSREIAPLAGFYPSVYIGAPWWFLDAPDAVGRFRAATTETAGFYRSSGFIDDTRAFLSIPARHDMSRRLDAAYLARLVAEGRLDEASAHRIIDDLVDAQPRKVFKL
- a CDS encoding mannitol dehydrogenase family protein, producing MTPTGSPAVAPPLTRAAVAAPAPPVRIVHMGLGAFHRAHQAWYTARSADADAWGIAAFTGRSPQAAEELSAQGGLYTLIERGDDEDRAVIVPSISAALDGADMTAFRAHVSAPATAVVTLTVTEPGYHLRPDGEIDLDDPAVAADIRGLSAEPASAAPTTAPGRLLAGLEARRRGRAGPIAVVPCDNIPANGALVHRALTRLAGEVDPGLARWIEETVAFVSTSVDRITPRTTDADRAATTALTGYADAAPVVTEPFTDWVLSGEFPAGRPEWESAGARIVADIAPFEQRKLRLLNGAHSLLAYLGILRGHGTVAEAIADRGCRSAVEEFWAEARRGMPPALGAEDYCAALTARFANPRIAHHLRQIGMEGVSKLAVRVTPVARQERAAGRSAAGCVVPLAAWTALATRGRLPADAHADAVRRAAHADDPAAALIALLDAELAADAPFLDRIRRCAAELGGPQSTERNPH
- the uidA gene encoding beta-glucuronidase, whose amino-acid sequence is MLTPQNSATRELVNLDGLWAFAVDTDRVGFDEQWWTRPLQTTLEAPVPASYNDLFVDPRIRDHVGWVWYQRTVRVPRGWNGQQIIVRVDSAMHEGIVYVDGTQVAHHDTGGYTPFEADVTEHATAGTELRLTIAVNNELSNVTIPPGEVTVDARGRRKQKYYHDFYNYAGLARSVWLASRPQTHVADVTVTTGYEGMTGSVDVDTQLSGDGADVRLTLRDAEGEVVARADGAHARLTIDDVTLWQPGAAYLYELTVEAHDGGGLVDEYTLPVGVRTVEVRGAEFLINGEPFRFTGFGRHEDTPVRGKGHDNAYLVHDFQLMEWMGANSFRTSHYPYAEEVMDFADRHGIVVIDEVAAVGLNLGVASGLFGTEAKRTFSPEYINDETQAVHKEHIRELIARDKNHPSVVMWSIANEPGSHEDGSREYFEPLVTLTRELDPTRPVTFVNMMLAVAGQDRISDLFDVLCLNRYYGWYVDTGDLEAAEAGLEQELSQWQEMYGKPMIMTEYGADTMQGMHSVWDTPWTEEYQVALLDMFHRVHDRIPAMIGEHVWNFADFQTSAGIIRVDGNKKGVFTRDRKPKAAAHALRRRWTGGPA
- the manD gene encoding D-mannonate dehydratase ManD, yielding MKIDKAEVIVTSPDRNFVTLKLTTDDGVTGLGDATLNGRELACVAYLDEHVVPLLIGRDPANIEDTWQFLYRGGYWRRGPVTMASIAAVDMALWDIKGKVAGMPVYQLLGGASRHGLMAYGHASGKETPELFDSIRSHQERGYRSIRVQTGVPGLESIYGIASNHGLPGNEGVRYDHEPAQRGALPMQEDWDTRAYLRHVPGVFEAVRAEFGPELPLLHDAHHRMTPLEAARLGKSLEPYDLVWLEDCTPAENQEALRLVRRHTTTPLAIGEVFNAAWDFQTLITEQLIDYVRAASTHFGGITPLKKLADFAAMYQIKTGFHGPTDISPVGFAAQLHVGMAIHNYGLQEYMEHGEKTNRVFRQSMRFTDGYLHPGQKPGLGVDLDVDEAGKYPYATAYLPYNRLADGTMHDW
- a CDS encoding gluconokinase, whose amino-acid sequence is MTGDHVTVPVAELTAAVRRAAGPGPLVVVMGVSGCGKTTIGAGLAELLGIPFLDGDDLHPAANTAKMAAGIPLDDDDRWPWLDRVGDALARARGTGVVIACSALKRRYRDAIRAHAPEVVFVHLAAPKEVVTERVAARTGHFMPAALLDSQYADLESPGEGERCITVDVTGALPPGW